Proteins encoded within one genomic window of Tabrizicola piscis:
- a CDS encoding polysaccharide pyruvyl transferase family protein — translation MITLLNAAPDTGNQGVSALCLSALAGLAAREAGPLAVADHGRGVRMDDMGFARVSRLGLTHNRRFWRGDSLATVRALARIGGGPSASARMIAGSRAILDVSGGDSFTDLYGPRRFRAMVLTKRLALDNGLPLILLPQTLGPFRDPANRAEAVAILAAARAVWVRDAASFDFLRDALGPRFDPDRHCLGLDMAVALPRREPADLSPRLRVWTSHARGFPVAGLNVSGLLMQDAAGAQATFGLADRHDSQIEAAARAVLEQDPHMRLLLVPHVHRDLGDRESDLAASLALKARLDADYPDRVEVLPGRLDATELKWVLSRLSWFAGARMHATIGAFSSGTPTLGLGYSDKAAGVFAQCGIGDHVADLRRLDAPALAQAVRVSLAAREATRCDLGNRLPDLLRRAEAQMDAIVHQIRS, via the coding sequence ATGATCACCTTGCTGAATGCCGCGCCCGACACGGGCAACCAAGGGGTGAGTGCCCTGTGCCTGTCCGCGCTGGCCGGTCTGGCTGCGCGCGAGGCCGGGCCACTGGCTGTGGCAGACCACGGCCGCGGCGTGCGGATGGACGACATGGGCTTTGCCCGGGTCAGCCGTCTGGGCCTGACGCACAACCGGCGGTTCTGGCGCGGCGACAGCCTTGCCACGGTGCGGGCGCTGGCCCGCATCGGCGGGGGGCCCAGCGCCTCGGCCCGGATGATCGCCGGGTCGCGCGCCATTCTGGACGTCTCGGGGGGCGACAGCTTTACCGACCTTTACGGCCCGCGCCGGTTTCGGGCCATGGTGCTGACCAAGCGGCTGGCGCTGGACAACGGGCTGCCGCTGATCCTGCTGCCGCAGACGCTGGGGCCGTTCCGCGACCCGGCCAACCGCGCCGAGGCGGTGGCGATCCTTGCCGCCGCCCGCGCCGTCTGGGTGCGTGACGCCGCCAGCTTCGACTTTCTTCGCGATGCGCTTGGCCCCCGGTTCGACCCCGACCGCCACTGTCTGGGCCTGGACATGGCAGTAGCCCTGCCCCGCCGCGAACCCGCCGATCTGTCGCCCCGGTTGCGGGTGTGGACATCCCATGCCCGCGGCTTTCCGGTGGCGGGGCTGAACGTGTCGGGCCTCTTGATGCAGGACGCGGCCGGGGCGCAGGCGACCTTTGGTCTGGCGGACCGCCATGACAGCCAGATCGAGGCTGCGGCGCGTGCCGTGCTGGAGCAGGACCCCCACATGCGCCTGCTTCTGGTGCCGCATGTCCACCGCGACCTGGGCGACCGCGAAAGCGACCTTGCGGCGTCACTGGCGCTGAAGGCGCGGCTGGATGCCGATTATCCCGACCGGGTGGAGGTGCTGCCGGGCCGTCTGGACGCAACCGAACTGAAATGGGTGCTGTCGCGGCTGTCCTGGTTCGCGGGCGCGCGGATGCATGCCACCATCGGCGCCTTCTCCTCGGGCACGCCGACTCTGGGTCTGGGATATTCCGACAAGGCGGCTGGCGTCTTTGCGCAATGCGGGATCGGCGACCATGTGGCCGACCTGCGCCGTCTGGACGCGCCCGCGCTGGCGCAGGCGGTGCGCGTCTCGCTTGCCGCGCGCGAAGCGACGCGCTGCGATCTGGGCAACCGGCTGCCTGACCTGCTGCGGCGGGCCGAGGCGCAGATGGATGCCATCGTCCACCAGATCCGTAGCTGA
- a CDS encoding polysaccharide biosynthesis/export family protein: protein MAALALLGACTPRPAGSNLRHDGVVERMAVTAPGVARSAGPACGTARLAAGVKGGDGGSAGFTPTVGYRVGPGDNLRFNIFGEEGLSDITARVDDAGYVQLPIVELVRVGGRTTRDIQAELKEAYAPHFINPWVTVELIGAESAPLYFLGEFREPGVRYMKGATNVLEAVALAGGLGKDAYLPGARLLRDNRICTVDLNALLRNGAFEQNVWMKPRDVLFAPLKEDMSVYVLGAVAGPQAVPFGAEGRTLLQVLALAGGPVGGQALLSDIRIIRTTSPTQGELIIVDATRMLTGKGLDFPLEPGDVVFVPRSALGDWNVAIGEILPSLQLIGGVLTPITLIESLKDE from the coding sequence GTGGCGGCGCTGGCGCTGCTGGGCGCCTGCACGCCCAGGCCCGCTGGCAGCAACTTGCGCCATGATGGCGTGGTGGAGCGGATGGCCGTGACTGCGCCGGGTGTGGCACGGTCGGCCGGTCCGGCCTGCGGCACAGCGCGGCTGGCGGCAGGGGTAAAGGGCGGCGACGGGGGCAGCGCGGGGTTCACGCCCACGGTCGGCTATCGCGTGGGGCCGGGCGACAACCTGCGGTTTAACATCTTTGGCGAGGAAGGCCTGTCAGACATCACCGCCCGCGTCGATGACGCGGGCTATGTGCAACTGCCCATCGTCGAACTGGTGCGCGTCGGCGGCAGGACCACGCGCGACATCCAGGCCGAGTTGAAAGAGGCTTATGCGCCGCATTTCATCAACCCATGGGTGACCGTGGAACTGATCGGCGCGGAAAGTGCCCCGCTGTATTTCCTGGGCGAATTCCGCGAACCCGGGGTGCGCTACATGAAGGGTGCGACGAACGTGCTTGAAGCGGTGGCGCTGGCAGGCGGTCTGGGCAAGGACGCCTATCTGCCGGGCGCACGGCTGTTGCGCGACAACCGGATCTGCACGGTTGATCTGAATGCCCTGCTGCGCAATGGCGCGTTCGAACAAAACGTCTGGATGAAGCCGCGCGACGTGCTGTTCGCCCCGCTCAAGGAAGACATGTCGGTCTACGTCCTTGGCGCGGTGGCGGGGCCGCAAGCGGTCCCGTTCGGGGCTGAGGGGCGGACGCTCTTGCAAGTGCTGGCGCTTGCCGGTGGGCCGGTGGGCGGGCAGGCACTCCTAAGCGACATCCGCATCATCCGCACCACATCGCCCACGCAGGGGGAGCTGATCATTGTCGATGCAACGCGGATGCTGACGGGCAAGGGCCTGGACTTCCCGCTGGAGCCCGGCGACGTGGTGTTCGTGCCACGCTCGGCGCTTGGCGACTGGAACGTGGCGATTGGCGAGATTTTGCCAAGCCTGCAACTGATCGGCGGGGTTTTGACGCCCATCACGCTGATCGAAAGCCTCAAGGACGAATAG
- a CDS encoding response regulator translates to MKILLADDQELVRDTIAAFLRLEPGIEVDVAADFPVALAAARAAATAGAAHDLILLDYMMPGMNGLAGLAAMRAACPGVPVAILSGTAPRSVAEQALAEGAAGFLPKTMSTKTLIAALRFMAAGEVYAPMSMMTERDAPAASLAGSQLTPRETEVLRLLCRGLANKEIARELDLQEVTVKLHVKTLYRKIDARNRTHAAMIAKEAGLF, encoded by the coding sequence ATGAAGATCCTGTTGGCGGACGATCAGGAACTGGTGCGCGACACGATTGCCGCCTTCCTGCGGCTGGAGCCGGGTATCGAGGTGGATGTTGCCGCCGATTTCCCGGTGGCCTTGGCCGCAGCACGGGCGGCGGCAACGGCCGGGGCCGCGCATGACCTGATCCTGCTGGATTACATGATGCCCGGCATGAACGGCCTTGCCGGACTTGCGGCCATGCGGGCGGCCTGTCCGGGCGTTCCGGTGGCCATCCTGTCTGGAACGGCCCCCCGATCCGTCGCGGAACAGGCGCTGGCCGAAGGTGCGGCGGGCTTTTTGCCCAAGACAATGTCGACCAAGACTCTGATCGCTGCCCTGCGGTTCATGGCGGCGGGTGAGGTCTATGCGCCAATGTCGATGATGACCGAACGCGACGCGCCAGCGGCGTCGCTGGCCGGGTCGCAGCTTACCCCGCGCGAAACCGAGGTGCTGCGCCTTCTGTGCCGGGGATTGGCCAACAAGGAAATCGCCCGCGAACTTGACCTGCAGGAGGTGACGGTGAAGCTGCATGTCAAGACGCTTTACCGCAAGATCGACGCCCGCAACCGCACCCATGCCGCGATGATCGCGAAGGAGGCGGGGCTGTTCTGA